One region of Parerythrobacter jejuensis genomic DNA includes:
- a CDS encoding MotA/TolQ/ExbB proton channel family protein encodes MDAQLLIDPVSAGFVATGTIVVALARTGWRDSRETARQLGALVTRKFDLSEQRAELAGQVEQMRRDGVIRVHAAAVSDQELRDATAAMIRQRSTTALLDQHRQHVAKRTLRRETAIAALEQAGELAPVLGLAGTLIALSQLPGSELAGGGDVMASVSTAVVSTFYGLMFAHLLFHPLAAAIARRGRKEEEDREELVQWMAQQLEPACPPRSTVESHAA; translated from the coding sequence GTGGATGCACAGCTCTTGATCGATCCGGTCAGCGCCGGTTTTGTCGCGACCGGCACGATCGTGGTGGCTCTGGCCCGGACGGGTTGGCGGGACAGTCGTGAGACGGCGCGCCAGTTGGGAGCGCTGGTGACGCGCAAGTTCGACTTGTCAGAACAGCGGGCGGAGCTGGCCGGCCAGGTTGAACAGATGCGCCGTGATGGCGTGATCCGTGTTCATGCTGCCGCCGTTTCCGATCAGGAATTGCGCGATGCGACTGCGGCCATGATCCGCCAACGCTCCACCACAGCTCTGCTCGACCAGCATCGTCAACATGTCGCGAAACGCACCTTGCGCCGCGAAACTGCGATTGCCGCTCTGGAGCAAGCGGGCGAGCTTGCCCCGGTGTTGGGCCTTGCGGGCACCCTTATCGCGCTCAGCCAACTGCCGGGATCAGAGCTTGCGGGTGGAGGCGATGTTATGGCTTCGGTCTCCACGGCGGTGGTCTCTACTTTTTACGGATTGATGTTCGCGCATCTGCTTTTCCATCCTTTGGCCGCTGCCATTGCGCGGCGCGGACGCAAGGAGGAGGAAGACAGGGAGGAACTGGTCCAATGGATGGCGCAACAGCTTGAACCGGCCTGTCCGCCGCGCAGCACAGTTGAAAGCCACGCCGCATGA
- the flgB gene encoding flagellar basal body rod protein FlgB — protein sequence MSERLFGIHGAALELRSQRMGLLTSNIANAATPGYKARDIDFAAALAAKTSGAGTDQALAGNTLYRIPTMDSADGNTVELANEQLAFAENAVAYSATLSFVQGKVDTVKRALKGE from the coding sequence ATGAGCGAAAGACTGTTCGGCATCCATGGCGCAGCGCTGGAATTGCGCTCGCAGCGCATGGGATTGCTCACCAGCAATATCGCAAACGCCGCCACACCCGGCTACAAAGCGCGCGATATCGATTTTGCCGCAGCCCTTGCCGCCAAGACCAGTGGTGCGGGCACGGACCAGGCGCTGGCCGGCAACACGCTCTATCGCATTCCGACCATGGATTCCGCCGATGGCAACACGGTGGAGCTCGCCAACGAGCAACTCGCCTTTGCCGAAAACGCCGTCGCCTATTCGGCCACCTTGTCCTTTGTCCAGGGCAAGGTCGATACCGTCAAACGCGCGCTGAAGGGTGAATGA